The genomic region CTTGTCCTCCCGCCGGATGCCGACCAAGACCGTCACGTAGCCGACGGTCACAACCGCGCTGAGCGCCAGGGCGATGATCAGAGGCAGCGCGCTCACGACCAGATCACCCCCAGGGCGGCGGCGCCGAGCGGGCCACGTGGGGGACGACGGGTGATGGCGCGACGCCGAGCGGCCCGGCGGCGGGCGACCTGACGGCGTGCCCACCGGTCACGAGCGATGCACTTAGAGCACCGGGTCTGTCCCTCCTCCAGCAGCGCCCCGCACTCGCAGCCGGGCACCTCCTCCGGAGGGGCGATCGTGGTGTCTGTCATTGGTCTGTTCTCCTTTCGTCGCAGGTAGTGGTGCGTTGTGACACCGAGAGTGCGGCGAAAGGGGAGGACGAGATCACTACACGACGGGACATGTTCAAGACGTCCCGTCTACGATTGCCACGTCCCTGGACGTCCTACGCGGCAGGTGAGATGGCCAACGAGCGACTACGCGCGGCCCTTCTGGAACGCGGCGTGAGCATCGCCGAGCTGGCGACTGCCATCGAGGTGGACCCCAAGACCGTCGAACGCTGGATCACCAAAGGCCGCGCACCGTACCGAAAGCACAGATACGCCGTCGCCACCCACCTGGGGATGGACGAGAGCTACCTGTGGCCAGAGGCGTTGACACGCGAGCAGGTGGCATCGGCGTCCGAAAGTGAGATCGTCACCGTCTACCCGCACCGATGGGCCGTCCCCCGGGACGCCTGGGGACGTCTGTTCGCCCAGGCCCAGAACGAGATCGGCATCCTCGTCTACAGCGGGCTATTCCTCGCTGACGACGCCGGCATCGTGCGCATGCTCGCCGAGAAGGCCGCAGCCGGAGTGAGGGTACGCATCCTG from Microbispora sp. ZYX-F-249 harbors:
- a CDS encoding XRE family transcriptional regulator, with the protein product MANERLRAALLERGVSIAELATAIEVDPKTVERWITKGRAPYRKHRYAVATHLGMDESYLWPEALTREQVASASESEIVTVYPHRWAVPRDAWGRLFAQAQNEIGILVYSGLFLADDAGIVRMLAEKAAAGVRVRILLGDPDSPQVAQRGADEGVDDGMAARIRNALVLYRPIRGLDGVEIRLHPTVLYNSIYRGDDQLLVNTHVYGVPAGNAPVLHLRKVLGGDMVTTYVDSFERVWEQAAPVES